A single genomic interval of Chloracidobacterium validum harbors:
- a CDS encoding AMP-dependent synthetase/ligase — translation MAYGTSPSVAKLPTTLCEAYAAAIRNHAKEDAFAYKEAGQWVKVSHAAFAERVRKARSGFLALGIQRGDRVGLLSENRLEWTITDVALLSCGAVDVPIYGTSTGAQIAYIINDAGAETLVLSNQKQFDKAANAIGEMPQLKFIVTFDPVTITKPLPSRVKVMTFEELAQMGDRGVPSDFLDEMVRAATPDDLATLIYTSGTTGDPKGVMLTHDNLTFNLVANVERLTDLGPEDIALSYLPLSHVYERTVMNVFVYSGVSMYFAESVDTVAQNLMEIQPTVMTSVPRIFEKILAKIEDEGRKAGGLKTKLFTWALQTGREYSRAKCRGEVPPLLSLQYDIAHALVLSKIKNKIAPRIKFFSSGGAALAEDIAHVFSAMGLSILEGYGLTETSPVITSNTKAENRPGTVGKPLRGVEIKIAPDGEILTRGRHVMRGYYNKPDKTAEVLTADGWFCTGDIGELDADGFLRITDRKKDLFKTSGGKYIAPQPIENILKTSPHIVQAVVVGNGRKFPGALIVPTPSTLENLAREAGITSASLAQQLEHPKVLDFYRQEVERLTPHLAQWEKIKNIALLENELTIENGELTPTLKVKRRVVDEKYKDKIDAIYGQERAATT, via the coding sequence ATGGCATACGGTACGTCCCCATCGGTCGCCAAACTCCCGACCACCCTCTGTGAAGCATATGCGGCTGCCATCCGCAATCATGCCAAGGAAGATGCCTTTGCTTACAAAGAAGCTGGGCAGTGGGTCAAAGTTTCGCATGCAGCCTTTGCTGAACGGGTACGCAAGGCCCGGTCAGGATTCCTTGCCCTTGGCATTCAGCGCGGCGACCGGGTGGGATTACTCTCTGAAAATCGCCTTGAATGGACGATTACCGATGTAGCGCTCCTGAGCTGTGGAGCCGTGGACGTCCCGATCTATGGGACGTCCACCGGTGCGCAGATTGCCTACATCATCAACGATGCCGGTGCGGAAACGCTCGTCCTTTCTAATCAAAAGCAGTTCGATAAAGCCGCTAACGCGATTGGCGAGATGCCCCAACTGAAGTTCATCGTGACCTTTGATCCGGTCACGATCACGAAGCCACTCCCGTCACGGGTCAAGGTCATGACCTTTGAGGAGCTGGCGCAAATGGGCGACCGGGGTGTGCCGAGTGATTTTCTCGATGAAATGGTTCGCGCGGCCACGCCGGACGACTTGGCGACGCTCATCTACACCTCGGGCACGACGGGTGACCCCAAAGGGGTTATGCTCACGCACGACAACTTGACGTTCAATCTGGTGGCTAACGTCGAGCGCCTGACTGACCTCGGCCCCGAAGACATCGCGCTGTCATACCTGCCGCTTTCGCACGTCTATGAGCGAACGGTCATGAACGTTTTTGTTTACTCAGGCGTCTCGATGTACTTTGCGGAAAGCGTGGACACCGTGGCACAGAACCTCATGGAGATTCAGCCCACAGTCATGACGAGCGTGCCACGCATCTTCGAGAAAATCCTGGCCAAAATTGAAGACGAGGGTCGCAAGGCCGGTGGGCTGAAAACAAAGCTTTTTACCTGGGCCCTTCAGACTGGACGCGAGTATTCACGGGCCAAGTGCCGCGGTGAGGTGCCGCCCTTGCTTTCCCTTCAGTATGACATTGCACACGCGCTCGTGTTGTCCAAGATCAAGAACAAGATCGCGCCCCGCATCAAGTTCTTTTCGTCTGGCGGAGCGGCTCTCGCTGAAGACATCGCGCACGTCTTTTCGGCCATGGGGTTGTCCATCCTGGAGGGTTATGGCCTGACGGAAACCTCCCCGGTCATCACGTCCAACACGAAAGCTGAAAACCGCCCCGGCACGGTTGGAAAGCCACTTCGCGGGGTGGAAATCAAAATCGCGCCCGATGGCGAAATCCTGACCCGTGGCCGGCACGTCATGCGGGGCTATTACAACAAGCCCGACAAAACTGCCGAAGTCCTAACGGCGGATGGATGGTTTTGTACCGGCGACATTGGCGAGTTGGATGCCGATGGCTTCTTACGGATCACCGACCGCAAGAAAGACCTCTTCAAGACGTCTGGCGGCAAATACATCGCGCCTCAACCAATTGAGAACATTTTGAAGACTTCCCCACACATCGTGCAGGCGGTCGTGGTCGGCAATGGACGAAAGTTTCCAGGGGCGCTCATCGTACCGACGCCGTCCACGCTTGAGAATCTAGCGCGTGAAGCTGGCATCACGTCGGCCAGTCTGGCGCAACAACTCGAACATCCCAAAGTGCTCGACTTTTATCGGCAGGAAGTCGAACGCCTAACCCCCCATCTCGCCCAGTGGGAAAAAATCAAAAACATTGCTTTGCTCGAAAACGAACTCACGATTGAAAACGGCGAGCTGACACCAACGCTCAAGGTCAAACGCCGTGTCGTGGATGAAAAATACAAGGACAAAATTGACGCGATCTATGGACAGGAGCGCGCAGCTACCACGTGA
- a CDS encoding TetR/AcrR family transcriptional regulator: MARLAATTRTADKLPTSTSKGENGKHDTILRAAIKVFARNGYFNSKVSDVAREAGVADGTVYLYFKNKDDLLFSIITEMLDSFIAHVRAAIAPLTSPLAQLREIARLHLEMLGRDRDLAVVFEVEIRHSTKFMEEFSTKKLSEYLDLIQQVIEDGQRVGEFRAEINARIATKVFFGALDEMATNWILSRRGKPLAGAVEPVLDLLLHGLAPQARHSAPQLNEA; the protein is encoded by the coding sequence ATGGCGCGACTCGCGGCCACTACCCGCACCGCCGATAAGCTGCCGACCTCAACTTCCAAAGGTGAGAATGGCAAGCACGACACTATTCTCCGCGCGGCAATAAAGGTTTTTGCGCGGAACGGCTATTTTAATTCCAAAGTTTCCGATGTGGCGCGGGAAGCCGGCGTGGCTGATGGGACAGTCTATTTATATTTCAAAAACAAGGATGACCTGCTTTTTTCCATCATCACGGAAATGCTGGATTCCTTCATTGCGCACGTTCGGGCGGCGATTGCCCCGTTGACGAGTCCGCTTGCCCAGCTCCGTGAAATTGCGCGGCTACACTTGGAAATGCTCGGCCGCGACCGTGACTTGGCGGTGGTGTTTGAGGTCGAGATTCGGCATTCAACGAAGTTCATGGAAGAGTTCTCGACGAAAAAACTCAGTGAGTACCTTGACCTGATTCAGCAGGTCATCGAGGACGGACAGCGTGTTGGTGAGTTTCGGGCGGAAATCAATGCGCGAATCGCCACCAAAGTGTTTTTTGGCGCGCTCGACGAAATGGCTACCAACTGGATTCTGAGTCGGCGTGGCAAACCGCTGGCAGGCGCCGTCGAGCCAGTGCTCGACCTTCTCTTGCACGGTCTGGCACCCCAGGCGCGGCATTCAGCGCCCCAACTCAACGAGGCATAA
- a CDS encoding M48 family metalloprotease, whose protein sequence is MVNRTVLLTAGRAYQDFRLWSGIGSIGWNLLFFTVFLLAGLHVVLFQGLGIERQSSPLMVALGFGAFYALHAAVNFPLELLAGWASERSFGMTRRTLWRWLGAYLIGVIGQGVLFVLGLTALWQLRESLPTGWWLAAAGGSLVIVLLMACLQPFLLPPVVRLKPLAAPQVLDLIPAPLRTALPKVVVFTGDDDEAVNGGLVGWGPATQIWLSQTTLDKLQAEQVACLLIRELGHLKAGHRTLGIVVSGLWLAVGVAVAASLTDYVGTGSPADLLILAVGMTWWSFAGLFVLPALGRRSVLAADRFYLTHGGNAQTLRDTLLRLAEINRAQPDIAGGKQQVFHPLPSLDARLAHIEQYCSGGQ, encoded by the coding sequence ATGGTGAATCGGACGGTTTTGCTGACGGCGGGACGCGCCTATCAGGATTTTCGCCTCTGGAGTGGCATTGGCTCGATTGGCTGGAATCTCCTGTTCTTTACCGTCTTCCTGTTGGCTGGCTTGCATGTTGTTCTCTTTCAGGGCTTGGGGATTGAGCGCCAATCATCACCGTTGATGGTGGCGCTCGGGTTTGGAGCCTTTTACGCACTTCATGCGGCCGTGAATTTCCCGCTTGAACTACTTGCTGGGTGGGCGTCTGAACGTAGTTTTGGCATGACACGCCGAACGCTCTGGCGCTGGTTAGGGGCTTACCTGATCGGCGTCATCGGTCAGGGGGTGTTGTTCGTTCTGGGTCTTACCGCACTTTGGCAACTGCGTGAATCCCTCCCGACCGGGTGGTGGTTGGCTGCTGCCGGTGGCAGCTTGGTCATCGTGCTCCTCATGGCTTGTTTACAGCCCTTCCTGCTGCCACCGGTCGTGCGGCTGAAGCCTTTAGCTGCTCCACAGGTGCTGGACCTGATTCCCGCGCCGCTCAGGACCGCGTTGCCGAAAGTAGTTGTGTTCACTGGCGATGATGATGAGGCCGTCAATGGTGGCTTGGTCGGATGGGGGCCGGCAACCCAAATCTGGCTCAGTCAAACCACCCTCGACAAACTCCAAGCCGAGCAAGTCGCGTGTTTACTCATACGCGAGCTTGGGCATCTCAAGGCTGGCCACCGCACGCTTGGTATCGTTGTTTCTGGCCTCTGGCTGGCGGTCGGGGTGGCGGTCGCCGCCAGCTTAACGGACTACGTTGGAACCGGAAGCCCGGCGGACTTGCTCATCCTGGCCGTTGGGATGACGTGGTGGAGCTTTGCCGGATTATTTGTGTTGCCCGCGCTTGGACGGCGCAGTGTGCTAGCGGCTGACCGCTTCTACCTGACCCACGGTGGCAACGCGCAGACCCTGCGGGACACTTTGCTCCGGTTGGCGGAAATCAACCGCGCCCAACCCGATATTGCTGGGGGCAAGCAGCAGGTCTTTCATCCACTACCGAGCCTCGATGCGCGTTTAGCCCACATCGAGCAATACTGTTCGGGAGGTCAGTAA
- a CDS encoding PEGA domain-containing protein, with product MRITAALFLIVLFIGAPSASILAQKEASVIIEKKIKTATYRPPSAGTLVVASNTPTGEVLVNSQPSGQLINGKFTKKLNPGRYRLEVRAADYENFTCDITITAGRSEAIIAELKPNFATLSIPNLRLRPTPKPAVFVDGQLLDEARWRLDGQRLEARISPPGTRKIQIRQGARAVYNATLKLEAATAKVEVAEPPKAILRIDSLPTARVYADDVYCGDVSADGSLVIEQLSPDETHRLRIEAERYRTFETDLTLTTEQPTLLRARLEAIIEFADNFTNLYKWDAPPGWAVEQQLLRVGGTNFAVGLPKEVGFRGCEINFDLRIAQGQRAAWVVRGRDERNGYVFILESPTPTTSRIDTYLYRDGVLGIPVQSDPLPLRFEARQWNRIRIVARDNKISHLITPSDSPDEISVALFQDRDKLFPYGAAGFASLADATFYVGGFVVCPEGAVCRPEIK from the coding sequence ATGAGGATAACCGCCGCACTGTTTCTCATTGTCTTGTTTATTGGCGCGCCAAGCGCCAGTATCCTGGCGCAGAAAGAAGCCAGTGTCATCATCGAGAAAAAAATCAAGACCGCCACGTATCGCCCGCCGTCGGCCGGTACGCTGGTCGTGGCGAGCAATACGCCGACCGGTGAGGTGTTGGTCAACAGCCAACCCAGCGGCCAACTCATCAACGGGAAGTTCACAAAAAAGCTCAACCCAGGGCGCTACCGGCTCGAAGTGCGCGCGGCTGATTACGAGAACTTTACCTGCGACATCACAATCACGGCCGGACGGTCGGAAGCCATCATTGCTGAACTCAAGCCAAACTTTGCCACGCTTTCGATTCCCAACTTGCGCCTGCGCCCAACCCCCAAACCGGCTGTTTTCGTGGATGGGCAGTTGCTCGATGAAGCCCGGTGGCGTTTGGACGGCCAGCGGTTGGAAGCGCGGATTAGCCCGCCAGGAACACGTAAAATCCAGATTCGACAGGGCGCGCGCGCAGTCTATAACGCGACGCTGAAACTTGAAGCGGCCACGGCAAAGGTTGAAGTTGCCGAACCGCCCAAGGCCATCTTGCGCATTGATTCCCTACCAACCGCCCGTGTTTACGCCGATGATGTCTACTGCGGCGACGTCTCGGCCGACGGCTCGCTGGTCATCGAGCAACTCTCGCCGGATGAAACGCACCGGCTGCGGATTGAGGCGGAGCGCTACCGAACGTTTGAAACCGACCTGACGCTTACGACAGAGCAACCAACACTGCTGCGGGCACGCTTGGAAGCCATCATCGAGTTTGCCGACAACTTCACCAATCTCTACAAATGGGACGCCCCACCCGGTTGGGCCGTTGAGCAGCAACTTCTGCGCGTCGGCGGGACGAACTTTGCCGTCGGGCTTCCCAAGGAAGTCGGCTTTCGCGGCTGTGAGATTAATTTTGACTTGCGGATTGCCCAGGGGCAGCGGGCCGCGTGGGTCGTTCGTGGCCGCGACGAGCGCAATGGCTATGTGTTTATCCTGGAATCGCCGACCCCAACCACCAGCCGGATTGACACATATCTCTACCGAGACGGCGTCCTGGGGATACCCGTCCAGAGCGATCCGCTGCCGCTACGGTTCGAGGCGCGCCAGTGGAACCGCATTCGCATCGTGGCGCGCGACAACAAAATCAGCCACCTCATCACGCCCAGCGACAGCCCGGATGAAATTTCAGTCGCCCTTTTTCAAGACCGGGACAAGCTTTTTCCCTATGGAGCCGCCGGTTTCGCCTCACTCGCAGACGCGACGTTCTATGTTGGCGGATTTGTCGTCTGTCCTGAAGGAGCGGTCTGTCGTCCCGAAATCAAATAA
- a CDS encoding bifunctional serine/threonine-protein kinase/formylglycine-generating enzyme family protein has translation MTDGLTENPLPAGTDQDLTVEQTMNLGTGARLKPAPGGETIRVGAPATQPVAIETSPPKQRPVEGLAIGQRFQNKYEIVRLLGVGGMGRVYEARHCELETSVAIKIMASSLSSNAEAVERFKREAKAMARVQHPNAVRVLDSGVEQGDCYLIMELLKGETLRERLARVGWLPLETIVRYAEQVFAVLEFMHRQNITHRDLKPDNIFLTSPEAGGEEVVKVLDFGIAKIQTSTVVNMTTEGTMMGTPRYMSPEQCRGGAIDGRADLYSLGVVLYEMCAGQPPFDGDSPLTVALKHVNEPPPPLRQFNPNISEEIAAVIHRALEKSPSDRFRTAQEFSQALLAAAKLAPKTSAPGRILAPLPDSDPDTFAATLKRPASSSDTRPYGSGLPLDEPATKSRNWWLYAAIAVVVPSLVFGALALNRWLTPTPVPVGVAPTPTQTAAPKSLESFVLVPAGTFTMGRDPGPDDLTSDKRVPIDETPAHAVTVKAFYIAKYETTNAEYKRFAEATGHPLPPSWKQGTYPAGQDDFPVTEVSWRDAQAYCAWLTKSNPDGVVFRLPTEDEWEYAARGTDKRLFPWGDFWRDGTANTRQAINTPQMLVLPVNVEPNNTRDRSAFGVFGMGGNVCEWTASDFTVYPGSGYRATERDLTCKVYRGGHFASLLLDARTTSRKWTLPDKKQAFLGFRVAADPPQP, from the coding sequence TTGACGGACGGACTAACGGAAAACCCGCTTCCGGCCGGTACCGATCAGGACTTGACCGTTGAGCAGACGATGAACCTTGGCACCGGCGCGCGTCTGAAACCAGCCCCCGGCGGAGAGACCATCCGGGTCGGAGCCCCGGCCACCCAGCCCGTCGCCATTGAGACTTCCCCCCCCAAACAACGTCCCGTCGAGGGTCTCGCCATCGGACAACGGTTTCAGAACAAGTATGAAATCGTGCGACTGCTTGGCGTAGGGGGCATGGGGCGCGTCTATGAAGCTCGGCACTGTGAACTCGAGACGTCGGTTGCCATCAAGATCATGGCAAGCAGCCTATCGAGCAACGCTGAAGCCGTCGAGCGCTTCAAGCGTGAGGCCAAGGCCATGGCGCGAGTTCAGCATCCGAACGCGGTGCGCGTCCTTGATTCCGGCGTCGAGCAAGGTGATTGCTACCTGATTATGGAACTTCTCAAGGGTGAAACCCTGCGGGAACGACTAGCCCGCGTTGGCTGGTTGCCACTTGAAACGATTGTGCGTTACGCCGAACAGGTTTTTGCCGTGCTTGAGTTTATGCACCGGCAAAACATTACGCACCGCGACCTCAAGCCGGACAATATCTTTCTCACGAGTCCCGAAGCCGGGGGTGAAGAAGTCGTCAAGGTGCTGGATTTTGGGATTGCCAAGATTCAAACCTCGACCGTGGTCAACATGACCACGGAAGGCACCATGATGGGAACGCCACGCTACATGTCGCCCGAACAGTGCCGTGGCGGCGCCATTGACGGACGCGCTGACCTCTATTCCCTGGGGGTTGTGCTGTATGAAATGTGCGCAGGACAGCCACCCTTTGACGGTGACAGCCCACTTACGGTTGCCCTCAAGCATGTGAACGAGCCACCGCCGCCGCTTCGGCAATTCAACCCCAACATTTCGGAAGAAATCGCGGCGGTGATTCATCGCGCTCTGGAGAAGTCCCCCAGCGACCGCTTCCGCACCGCGCAGGAATTTTCACAGGCATTGCTTGCGGCGGCAAAGCTTGCGCCCAAAACATCCGCGCCAGGACGCATCCTGGCACCCTTGCCCGATAGCGACCCAGATACCTTCGCGGCTACCCTGAAACGACCAGCCTCCAGCAGTGACACGCGCCCCTATGGCAGCGGGTTACCGCTTGACGAACCAGCCACCAAGTCCCGGAACTGGTGGCTCTACGCAGCAATTGCCGTTGTTGTGCCAAGCCTTGTGTTTGGCGCACTGGCGCTCAACCGCTGGCTTACGCCCACGCCAGTGCCAGTGGGTGTGGCACCGACACCCACTCAAACGGCAGCGCCAAAATCCCTGGAGAGTTTCGTCCTGGTTCCCGCCGGAACGTTTACCATGGGGCGTGACCCCGGCCCCGACGACCTCACCAGTGACAAGCGCGTGCCGATTGATGAAACACCGGCTCACGCTGTCACGGTGAAAGCTTTTTACATTGCCAAATACGAAACCACGAACGCCGAATACAAGCGATTTGCTGAAGCAACCGGACACCCTCTGCCGCCAAGCTGGAAACAAGGCACTTACCCGGCCGGGCAGGATGACTTCCCAGTGACCGAGGTTTCGTGGCGCGATGCGCAAGCCTACTGCGCCTGGCTGACCAAATCCAATCCCGATGGCGTTGTGTTTCGACTCCCGACCGAGGACGAGTGGGAATATGCTGCGCGTGGAACGGACAAGCGGCTCTTCCCATGGGGCGACTTCTGGCGCGATGGGACGGCCAACACGCGCCAGGCGATCAACACCCCCCAAATGCTTGTGCTGCCGGTCAATGTTGAACCAAACAACACCCGCGACCGAAGTGCTTTCGGGGTTTTTGGCATGGGAGGCAACGTCTGTGAATGGACGGCGTCTGATTTCACGGTTTATCCGGGTAGCGGCTATCGCGCGACCGAACGTGACCTGACCTGTAAGGTTTACCGTGGCGGCCATTTCGCGTCACTTTTGTTGGACGCCCGTACCACCAGTCGCAAATGGACGCTCCCCGACAAGAAACAAGCTTTTCTGGGCTTCCGTGTTGCAGCCGACCCGCCCCAGCCATGA